In the Paenibacillus pabuli genome, one interval contains:
- the bglX gene encoding beta-glucosidase BglX produces the protein MNNEQLLDLVKQMTLEEKTAQLLQLTANFYEGTDAQGQITGPMEEMGITEQSVVASGSILGLSGAQAIIDVQQAYLKKSRLGIPLLFMADVVHGFKTIFPIPLAIGCSWDTDLAEKSAEIAARESAVSGLHVTFAPMVDLVRDPRWGRVMETTGEDPYLNSLFSAAFVRGYQGDSLKDEPDRLAACVKHFAAYGAAEGGRDYNTVDMSERNLREYYLPAYKAALDAGVEMVMASFNTVDGIPASGNEKLMRDILRDEWGFDGVLISDWASIREMIAHGAAEDDREAAYRAIRAGVDIEMMTPCYVSHLPELIQSGEVEEKLIDEAVLRILQLKEKLGLFDNPLRAADPEREREVVFSKEHRQVSYELATKSAVLLKNDNSVLPLQPEANVALIGPFAQSEDILGWWSCEGVKADAVKLGAALQERLQHGQVHIAQGSGVHTITSEQIAEAMETASKADLIVLALGEDSEMSGEGGSRTDIRLPAAQLELIKQLKTTGKPMASVIFNGRPLDLNGVFEESDAVLEAWFPGSEGGAAIADVLTGVVNPSARLTMSFPQSVGQIPVYYNHFNTGRPLNPEKTEERYVSKYIDSPNDPLLPFGYGLSYTTFEYGDLEVSSQEMTADQPISIQVRVTNTGERAGVETVQLYVRDVSGEVVRPMRELKGYTKLALAPGESSTATFSLNEEQLRYHHSDLSYRSDKGTFQIFVGPNSRDTLERTFKLV, from the coding sequence ATGAATAATGAGCAGTTGCTTGACCTCGTCAAACAGATGACGCTGGAGGAGAAAACAGCCCAGCTCCTTCAATTGACCGCCAATTTCTACGAAGGGACGGATGCCCAAGGCCAGATTACTGGACCGATGGAAGAGATGGGGATTACAGAGCAATCTGTCGTTGCCAGTGGTTCTATCCTGGGCTTGTCAGGCGCACAGGCCATTATTGATGTACAGCAAGCCTATCTGAAAAAAAGCCGTCTCGGTATTCCGCTCTTGTTTATGGCGGATGTAGTGCATGGTTTTAAAACGATTTTCCCCATCCCACTAGCAATCGGCTGTTCATGGGATACAGATTTGGCAGAGAAAAGTGCAGAGATTGCTGCACGCGAATCAGCAGTATCCGGTTTGCATGTAACATTTGCGCCCATGGTCGATCTGGTTCGTGACCCGCGCTGGGGCAGAGTTATGGAGACGACAGGCGAAGATCCGTATCTCAACAGCCTGTTTTCTGCGGCATTTGTACGTGGATACCAAGGCGACAGTTTGAAGGATGAGCCGGATCGTCTCGCTGCCTGTGTCAAACACTTTGCGGCGTATGGTGCTGCTGAAGGTGGACGCGACTATAACACGGTAGATATGTCTGAGCGCAATCTGCGTGAATATTATTTGCCAGCATACAAGGCTGCCTTGGATGCAGGTGTCGAAATGGTGATGGCTTCGTTCAATACGGTAGATGGTATTCCTGCGAGCGGTAATGAAAAGTTGATGCGTGACATTTTACGTGACGAGTGGGGCTTTGATGGGGTATTGATCTCGGATTGGGCTTCCATCCGCGAGATGATTGCTCATGGTGCAGCTGAAGATGATCGTGAAGCGGCATATCGGGCCATTCGCGCAGGCGTGGATATTGAGATGATGACTCCTTGTTATGTTAGTCATCTGCCTGAGCTGATCCAGAGCGGTGAAGTGGAAGAGAAGCTTATCGATGAAGCGGTACTCCGTATTCTGCAGCTAAAAGAAAAACTGGGATTGTTCGACAATCCACTACGTGCCGCTGATCCGGAACGCGAGCGCGAGGTTGTGTTTTCGAAGGAGCATCGTCAGGTATCCTACGAGCTTGCAACCAAATCAGCTGTTTTGCTGAAAAATGATAACAGTGTACTTCCGCTTCAACCGGAAGCGAATGTTGCATTGATCGGGCCGTTTGCCCAAAGTGAAGACATTCTCGGCTGGTGGTCCTGTGAAGGCGTGAAGGCGGATGCTGTCAAGCTGGGAGCTGCTCTGCAGGAGCGTTTACAGCACGGACAGGTGCACATTGCCCAAGGAAGTGGTGTTCACACCATCACATCGGAACAGATCGCTGAAGCAATGGAAACGGCTAGCAAGGCGGACCTTATTGTTCTGGCCCTGGGTGAGGACTCTGAAATGAGCGGTGAAGGTGGTTCGCGTACCGATATTCGTCTGCCAGCAGCTCAGCTGGAGCTCATCAAGCAGTTGAAGACGACGGGTAAACCGATGGCCAGCGTGATTTTCAATGGTCGTCCTTTGGATCTGAACGGAGTGTTTGAAGAATCGGATGCCGTACTTGAAGCGTGGTTCCCAGGCAGCGAAGGCGGAGCAGCGATTGCTGACGTTCTCACAGGCGTAGTGAATCCATCTGCACGTCTGACGATGTCGTTCCCGCAGTCCGTAGGTCAGATCCCTGTATATTATAACCATTTCAATACAGGACGTCCTCTGAACCCGGAAAAAACGGAAGAACGTTATGTTTCAAAATATATTGACAGCCCGAATGATCCGCTGCTTCCGTTTGGTTATGGCTTGTCATACACCACATTTGAATACGGTGATCTGGAAGTATCCAGCCAAGAAATGACTGCCGATCAACCGATCAGCATTCAGGTTCGTGTAACCAATACCGGCGAACGTGCAGGTGTGGAGACCGTACAACTCTATGTACGTGATGTATCCGGTGAAGTGGTACGTCCAATGCGTGAGCTGAAGGGCTATACGAAACTTGCACTCGCGCCAGGCGAGAGCAGTACGGCAACATTTTCGTTAAACGAGGAACAACTTCGCTACCATCATTCCGATCTGAGTTATCGCAGTGACAAGGGGACATTCCAGATTTTTGTCGGACCCAACAGCCGCGATACCCTGGAACGTACGTTCAAGTTGGTGTAA
- a CDS encoding GH36-type glycosyl hydrolase domain-containing protein has translation MSTMTKSQINIQAGELNFTFWGSGDLFQAVSGQAMINQLMASPVDGAMNNLYLRFHDESRIRFVPMLGIHSDSQVHQDGERLVWTGNAEGATYQVVFAPSAQGVWFWDVTVNGQGEKVDVIYGQDIGIADPGAVRSNEAYLSQYIDHAVFEDDKWGYIVASRQNQPQGGVFPYVQQGSLTRATGYSTDGFQFFGLSYKETNIPESLLKRSLANEVYQYEFAYTALQSETVVLNGEARFVFYGLFQANHAAAIKELEYTDVVEQAWNEHEAKRAGNEAAAAGSSNALPKVSLNPALGEPLRTLAMSEDEVNSRFPASTRHQEERAEGELLAFFTDTYEHIVLKEKEMRVERPHGHILMSGNNVKLGQNVITTTSYMYGIFNSHIVVGNTNFNKMMSNARSALNIAKSSGQRIYVEMDGVFHLLTMPSLFEMGFNYVRWYYQTAQDTLIVTNYTTLDTPEIRLHVKSEKGIAYRYLITNQITMNANEYELPARVTEQNGELRIKANLDSLSAKEYPNLEYHMSVSGAAVKVGDETRLASGVNSGDGSIFTLQLGSTNEWTMTIQGLLEGENVVLSTRSFEEEVDAYRTFYAEVMNGFHLSRPGKPNAEELFKVNALAWWYTHNMLVHYSVPHGLEQYGGAAWGTRDVCQGPVEYFMATQKYEQVRDILKMVYSHQYEDDGNWPQWFMFDRYFKIQQEESHGDIIVWPLKVLSDYLIATKDYSILDEEVPYTVKHGFHFSEAKASVLEHAQKELEYIRSHFLHDTFLSSYGDGDWDDTLQPANAQLKQYMVSSWTVALTYQTLSQLSRALVPVKPELAAELSSMAAGVKKDFNKYMLDTEVIPGFVYMEDPEQAKRMLHPDDSETGIQYRLLPMTRSMIAELLEPEQAASHYRLIKEKLFCPDGVRLMNRPAHYDGGVSTHFKRAEQASNFGREVGLQYVHAHIRYIEAMAKLGNPEEVWNGLGIINPVGIQQVVPNADLRQSNAYFSSSDGKFNNRYDAQEQFDKLRTGDVQVKGGWRIYSSGPGIYMNQLISNALGIRQEEEDLVLDPILPASLDGLHFDFQYNGKKVTFVYHLSGETVQRVLLNGKELETTRLQQPYRQGGLRISRATLEQGLDEGNVIEIYS, from the coding sequence ATGAGTACAATGACTAAATCGCAAATCAACATTCAAGCCGGTGAACTGAACTTCACATTCTGGGGGAGTGGTGATCTGTTCCAGGCCGTAAGCGGACAGGCCATGATCAATCAATTAATGGCGAGCCCGGTGGACGGGGCCATGAACAATCTCTATTTGCGTTTTCATGACGAATCCAGGATTCGTTTTGTTCCAATGCTTGGCATCCATTCTGACAGCCAGGTTCATCAGGACGGAGAGCGTTTGGTGTGGACGGGAAATGCGGAAGGTGCAACGTATCAGGTTGTTTTTGCACCTTCAGCCCAGGGAGTCTGGTTCTGGGATGTTACGGTGAACGGCCAAGGGGAAAAAGTGGATGTCATCTACGGCCAAGACATTGGCATCGCTGATCCAGGAGCGGTACGCAGTAACGAAGCTTATCTGTCCCAATATATTGATCATGCCGTATTTGAGGATGACAAATGGGGTTATATTGTAGCTTCGCGGCAAAATCAGCCGCAGGGCGGGGTATTTCCTTATGTGCAGCAGGGGTCTTTAACCCGTGCCACGGGGTACTCAACAGATGGATTCCAGTTCTTTGGCTTAAGTTACAAGGAAACAAATATTCCCGAGAGCCTGCTTAAACGGTCGCTGGCGAATGAAGTATATCAGTATGAATTCGCTTATACCGCCCTTCAGTCAGAAACAGTCGTTTTGAATGGCGAAGCCCGCTTTGTGTTCTACGGCCTTTTCCAGGCAAACCATGCAGCAGCCATTAAGGAACTGGAATATACGGATGTGGTGGAACAAGCCTGGAATGAGCATGAAGCGAAACGTGCAGGGAACGAAGCTGCTGCAGCTGGATCCAGTAACGCTTTGCCTAAAGTTTCCCTGAACCCGGCTCTGGGTGAGCCGCTGCGTACTTTGGCCATGTCCGAAGACGAAGTGAATTCCCGTTTCCCGGCTTCAACAAGACATCAGGAAGAACGTGCCGAAGGTGAGCTGCTGGCGTTTTTCACAGACACCTATGAACATATCGTCCTTAAGGAAAAAGAAATGCGCGTGGAGCGTCCGCACGGTCATATTCTGATGAGCGGAAACAATGTGAAACTTGGTCAGAATGTAATCACGACCACTTCCTATATGTACGGTATTTTCAACTCACACATCGTTGTGGGCAATACGAATTTTAACAAAATGATGAGCAATGCCCGCAGTGCGCTGAATATCGCGAAATCCTCCGGTCAGCGGATCTACGTGGAGATGGACGGAGTCTTCCATTTGCTCACCATGCCGTCTCTCTTCGAGATGGGCTTCAACTATGTACGCTGGTATTACCAAACGGCTCAGGATACGCTGATTGTCACGAACTATACAACACTGGATACTCCTGAAATACGTTTGCATGTGAAATCGGAAAAAGGAATAGCTTATCGCTACCTGATCACCAATCAGATCACCATGAACGCGAATGAATATGAACTGCCTGCCCGTGTCACCGAACAGAACGGCGAACTACGCATTAAGGCGAATTTGGATTCCCTCAGCGCCAAGGAATACCCGAATCTGGAATACCACATGTCGGTAAGCGGAGCAGCCGTGAAAGTTGGCGATGAGACCCGATTGGCGAGTGGTGTGAATTCAGGGGACGGTTCCATTTTCACCTTGCAGCTGGGCAGTACGAATGAATGGACAATGACGATACAAGGCCTGCTTGAAGGCGAGAATGTGGTTTTGTCCACACGCAGCTTCGAGGAGGAAGTGGATGCTTATCGTACGTTTTATGCGGAAGTCATGAACGGGTTCCATCTGTCACGTCCTGGGAAGCCGAATGCAGAAGAATTGTTCAAGGTCAACGCGCTTGCATGGTGGTATACCCATAATATGCTGGTACATTACTCCGTTCCGCATGGTTTGGAACAATATGGTGGTGCAGCTTGGGGAACACGGGATGTATGTCAGGGACCGGTCGAATATTTCATGGCTACGCAGAAATATGAGCAGGTCCGCGATATATTAAAAATGGTGTATTCGCACCAGTATGAGGATGACGGCAACTGGCCGCAATGGTTCATGTTTGACCGTTATTTCAAAATTCAGCAGGAAGAGAGCCATGGGGACATCATTGTATGGCCGCTTAAAGTACTGAGTGACTACCTGATTGCTACCAAGGATTACTCCATTCTGGATGAAGAGGTTCCTTACACCGTTAAACACGGTTTCCATTTCAGTGAAGCCAAGGCATCGGTGCTGGAGCATGCACAGAAAGAGCTCGAATATATCCGCAGCCACTTCCTGCATGATACATTCCTTTCCTCATATGGTGATGGAGACTGGGATGATACGCTTCAACCGGCGAATGCCCAATTGAAACAGTACATGGTCAGCAGCTGGACCGTTGCTCTTACGTATCAAACACTGAGCCAGCTATCCAGAGCACTTGTGCCTGTGAAGCCGGAACTGGCAGCAGAATTGAGCAGCATGGCTGCAGGGGTTAAAAAGGACTTCAACAAATATATGCTGGATACCGAGGTTATTCCTGGGTTCGTATATATGGAAGACCCGGAACAAGCTAAACGGATGCTGCATCCGGATGACAGCGAGACAGGCATTCAGTACCGACTCCTGCCGATGACACGCAGCATGATTGCCGAGCTCCTGGAGCCTGAACAGGCCGCGTCCCACTATCGTCTGATTAAGGAAAAATTATTCTGCCCGGACGGCGTGCGGCTTATGAACCGCCCGGCTCACTACGATGGAGGGGTAAGCACCCATTTCAAACGTGCTGAACAGGCGTCCAACTTCGGACGTGAAGTTGGCCTGCAATATGTGCATGCACATATCCGCTACATTGAAGCCATGGCGAAGCTCGGTAATCCGGAGGAAGTATGGAACGGTCTTGGCATCATCAATCCAGTGGGTATTCAGCAAGTCGTCCCTAATGCGGATCTTCGCCAAAGCAATGCTTACTTCAGCAGTTCTGATGGTAAATTTAACAACCGCTATGATGCACAGGAACAGTTTGATAAGCTTCGCACCGGTGATGTTCAGGTAAAAGGCGGTTGGAGAATCTATTCCAGCGGACCAGGGATTTACATGAACCAACTGATCTCGAACGCACTGGGCATTCGTCAAGAGGAAGAGGATCTCGTACTCGATCCCATCCTTCCGGCAAGTCTGGATGGCCTGCACTTTGATTTTCAATATAACGGAAAGAAAGTGACCTTTGTCTATCATCTTAGCGGAGAAACGGTACAACGTGTGCTGTTGAACGGCAAGGAACTGGAGACGACGAGACTGCAACAGCCTTATCGTCAGGGTGGACTGCGTATTTCTCGTGCAACCCTCGAACAGGGCCTGGACGAAGGTAACGTGATCGAGATTTACAGCTAA
- a CDS encoding ABC transporter substrate-binding protein, which produces MKTNKKLSVRSIFAITLCLLMLVVTACSSGSSEGSNEKDAEGNYTDNLTISVANLTEVKNGNMDNEFHKFWTDKFNVTWDYNYIDWDSWGEKLRLWINSGDLPDVSVWNYVHGDALNNIDQGLFYKFPDDWKERWPNVAAAYNLTGLGDKLEELTGGTYLLPRPIYYENKPADPLTNQIGVIALRKDWAEAVGFELKDAYTTSEINEYAALVKEKDPGKVGSKLVPLSYNAADAMTNMIMPNSVHAMTDAPFYKGEDGQFHWGPADPETLTGLKLMQKAYKDGLLNPEFYTWKNNEGQNNFKVTGTAAVTSLGGLASYRQGLDTDMRKNLGVDSDELVHTAIVLGDDGKYRNLEQANFWSALIFNPEISDEKFERIMDLIDYSATKEGQLLINMGFEGTDWKYDENNELVSLLPEGTVLEDKYPARFEGLYLLGDDFSVVNPAIKKDYRDRAVKLFEEKAKLGTEGQSLATYDWDINLYDSKAKSQASFDYQNEYANLILKSGDLEANWKEWVNSKMSLVQPYLDELNNEFK; this is translated from the coding sequence ATGAAGACGAACAAAAAGTTGTCTGTTAGATCCATTTTTGCCATCACGCTCTGTTTGTTGATGTTGGTGGTGACAGCTTGTTCCAGCGGAAGTTCTGAAGGTAGCAACGAGAAGGATGCAGAGGGAAATTATACAGATAACCTGACCATCTCCGTAGCCAATCTGACAGAAGTGAAAAACGGGAACATGGATAATGAATTCCATAAATTCTGGACAGACAAATTCAATGTAACTTGGGATTACAACTATATTGATTGGGATTCCTGGGGCGAGAAGCTTCGCCTGTGGATCAACTCAGGTGATTTGCCGGATGTATCCGTATGGAACTATGTTCACGGTGATGCCTTGAACAATATCGATCAAGGACTGTTCTACAAATTCCCGGATGACTGGAAGGAACGCTGGCCAAACGTAGCAGCAGCCTACAACTTGACGGGACTTGGTGATAAGTTGGAAGAACTTACAGGTGGAACTTATCTCTTGCCTAGACCGATTTATTATGAGAACAAACCTGCTGATCCACTCACAAACCAAATCGGTGTTATTGCTCTCCGTAAGGACTGGGCTGAAGCGGTTGGTTTCGAGTTGAAAGATGCGTATACAACATCAGAAATTAATGAATATGCTGCGCTGGTGAAAGAAAAAGATCCAGGCAAAGTAGGCAGCAAACTTGTACCTCTGTCCTACAATGCGGCAGACGCTATGACAAACATGATTATGCCGAACAGTGTGCATGCCATGACGGATGCTCCGTTCTATAAAGGTGAAGATGGTCAGTTCCACTGGGGACCAGCAGATCCTGAGACGCTGACAGGACTGAAATTGATGCAGAAAGCCTATAAGGATGGACTGCTCAATCCGGAGTTCTACACATGGAAAAACAATGAAGGTCAAAACAACTTTAAAGTAACAGGCACCGCTGCAGTAACAAGTCTGGGTGGACTCGCTTCGTACAGACAAGGTTTGGACACCGATATGAGGAAGAACCTTGGTGTAGATAGTGATGAGCTGGTACACACTGCAATTGTTCTTGGCGATGACGGAAAATACCGCAACTTGGAGCAAGCAAACTTCTGGTCCGCGCTGATTTTCAACCCTGAGATCAGTGACGAGAAATTTGAACGTATTATGGATCTGATCGACTACTCCGCGACAAAAGAAGGACAGCTGCTTATTAACATGGGCTTCGAAGGAACGGACTGGAAATATGATGAAAACAACGAACTGGTTAGCTTGTTGCCAGAAGGAACAGTTCTGGAAGACAAATACCCAGCACGCTTCGAAGGTCTGTATCTTCTGGGTGACGACTTCAGTGTTGTAAACCCTGCTATTAAAAAGGATTACCGTGATAGAGCCGTGAAACTGTTCGAGGAAAAAGCAAAACTCGGTACAGAAGGCCAATCGCTCGCAACATACGACTGGGATATCAACCTGTACGATTCCAAAGCTAAGAGCCAGGCTTCATTCGACTACCAGAACGAATATGCCAACCTGATCCTCAAAAGTGGAGATCTTGAAGCTAACTGGAAAGAATGGGTGAACAGCAAGATGTCCCTGGTTCAACCTTATCTGGATGAACTGAACAACGAATTCAAGTAA
- a CDS encoding carbohydrate ABC transporter permease encodes MSKNATKKSKIGTERMTLLDYVIFAILLVLALMILIPFWNVIMISFATQKEYADNPLLMFPKEFTLDSYKALFADGTILSGYKNTLILLVIGLPLSMFLTTSMAYGLSRSNFPFKKFIFFLVLFTMIFNGGIVPLYLIMKSLHLTGSLWSVILAGSFSAFNMILMMNYFYTLPESLMESARLDGAGEWRILFNVVLPLATPIIATITLFYGVAYWNSWYDAMIFLRKADQLPLQNVLRTIISTSQTNASNASSVDATQVSNFSMGMKMAAVFVTMVPIMCFFPMLQKHFAKGVLTGAIKT; translated from the coding sequence TATCTTCGCCATCTTACTTGTGCTTGCCCTGATGATTCTGATTCCGTTCTGGAATGTCATCATGATTTCATTCGCAACACAAAAAGAATATGCCGACAATCCATTGTTGATGTTTCCTAAAGAGTTCACTCTGGATTCCTATAAAGCGCTGTTTGCGGACGGAACGATTCTTTCGGGGTACAAAAATACACTGATCCTGCTGGTGATCGGCTTGCCTCTCAGCATGTTCCTGACTACAAGCATGGCGTATGGACTAAGTCGCAGCAATTTTCCGTTTAAGAAATTTATCTTTTTCTTAGTGTTGTTCACCATGATCTTCAATGGTGGTATCGTACCACTCTACCTGATCATGAAATCCCTTCATCTGACCGGGTCGCTATGGTCCGTTATTCTGGCGGGAAGCTTCAGTGCATTCAACATGATCCTGATGATGAACTACTTCTACACTTTGCCGGAATCGCTAATGGAATCAGCGCGACTGGATGGTGCAGGAGAGTGGAGAATACTGTTCAACGTCGTTCTACCACTCGCTACACCGATTATTGCTACGATCACGCTGTTCTACGGTGTGGCTTACTGGAACAGTTGGTATGATGCGATGATCTTCCTGCGAAAGGCGGATCAGTTACCACTGCAGAATGTACTTAGGACGATTATTTCTACATCGCAAACCAATGCCTCCAATGCTTCCAGCGTGGATGCAACCCAAGTCAGCAATTTCTCAATGGGGATGAAAATGGCGGCGGTATTTGTCACTATGGTACCGATTATGTGTTTCTTCCCAATGCTGCAAAAACATTTTGCCAAAGGGGTATTAACAGGGGCTATCAAGACCTGA